CCCTCGGCAAGCCTCAGGACGCTCCCAAGTACTCCGTTCCTGTGGTCGGCGGACATTCCGGTGCCACCATCTTGCCTTTGCTGTCTCAAAGCAAGCCCGCCATCGTGAGTCTCACTTGCGAAAACAAGATCGCCAGTTGATCTGGTGATGTTAGTCCGAGGAACTCTTGAACAATAAGGAGAAGCGGGACGCCCTTATCAACCGCATCCAATTCGGCGGAGACGAGGTCGTCAAGGCCAAGGGTGAGCGATCTGACTAACACTTCATGTCCCACACTAACAACGCGTATCAGACGGTGCTGGATCTGCTACCCTTTCCATGGCgcaaggtgagcttccTTGACGAGACTGTTTGGGTTCCGTACTGACGAACCCTGCAGCTGGTGCTGAGTTCACCGAATTCGTCTTGCAAGCCGCTTTCGGCAGCCAAAAGGGCAAGGTTGTTCAGAGTTACGTTTTCCTCGGCGCGGAGGctggaggtgatggagtcaagaaggagatcgGATCCGACCTTGATTACTTCTCTGTCAACGTCGAGCTTGGAGTGAGTTGACACGCTCTACCTGGATGTGTTGCGGACGTAACCTGATCATTGTTCGCACAGCCCAACGGTATCGAGAAGATTCTTCCCATCGGCTCCATTGATGACGCAGAGAAGACTCTTCTCAAGGCTGCCGTGGAGGAGCTCGGCCCCAGCATCGAAAAGGTGAGGACTTGTTTGCATCTGCCTCTAATGTTGCTGACACATTCATCATTCAGGGAGCGACCTTCCAACCTGCACCTCCCAAGCTTTAAAAGCTATGCTATCATTGGCTGACTGTTCATTTGCCCGAAGAGAAAGATATACAGTGATTTTTGAGAGAAGTGCACCCACGACTACTCTGTGGTCTAAAAACAAGATGTAACATATAACGTGCTGAACTCTTACGTCTCATTGATATGGCGCACATTGTGTATagggatgaggagagacTGGCCATGGGCTCGTGCGAGGTGGGGCTTGCGTCTACCGCCACTTGCACCGATGTAAAACAGGGGGCCGAAAGCGTTTttgagggggaggggggggcACATGCTGACAAGGTGGTGCTTGTTGCTGACATCACTGACGCGACACCGGGGTGCTTGGAGGGCGAGGAAACCCATCCTGCTAGGCCCGTCTGAGTGTAATGTTTGACATGATCGTCTCACTTGGCCGGGTGGGGCAACTGTGTCTCGActatcatcaccaccaagGCATCACTCCTGCCAGGGGAAGATGCTTGGACCTCGGGAATGTTCCTGTTTCATCGGATAATCTTACTGTAACACGCGCACTGATCACACTTGGCCGAAGACACAGTCATCATGCCCATATTCCGCTTGCAGCTATTCGAGTGATCTTGAAAGCGCCCATTCCGCTTCTTTGACCTTCTCCGCACCTCATCCCCGAGATCTATGCCTCCGCCAGGAACACACCGTGGATATGCATTCCGAAACAGGGGACCCTCGACAACGCAGTACATGTGGGCTTACTCTGATTTCAGCACGTGTACAACTTGAATCGACTTCCTTCCAatccccttctccaaccaGCTCAATCTCTTGCAGTGCTCACCCTACTGATTAACAAGCGCGGGTCGTTTGGATACTCGTCAGTGACATACTGCGCTATCGTCCTCTGGCTCCCGATACAGCTTCGGACAGGAGTACATGTGAGTTGAACCCTGCCCAGCCGAGTACAATTtcccgcctcctcctctctctgcctttctcttcatcgCAGGTGTCACCATTGCTTACGTTTGGCAGAGCAGACAATAGCTCAAAACACGAATCTAGAGGTCTTGACACACGGATATCGAAATCATCGTTCCTTTtgaccttcatcatctgtcAAC
Above is a window of Kwoniella newhampshirensis strain CBS 13917 chromosome 9, whole genome shotgun sequence DNA encoding:
- a CDS encoding malate dehydrogenase, NAD-dependent, which encodes MVKAVVCGAAGGIGQPLSLLLKLNPLITELSLYDVVNAVGVATDLSHIATPAQVTGFLPADNGAEKALKDADIVVIPAGVPRKPGMTRDDLFVNAGICATLAQAIANACPKAFILVISNPVNSTVPVFAETLKKAGVFDPKNHLDVVRASTFVATALGKPQDAPKYSVPVVGGHSGATILPLLSQSKPAISEELLNNKEKRDALINRIQFGGDEVVKAKDGAGSATLSMAQAGAEFTEFVLQAAFGSQKGKVVQSYVFLGAEAGGDGVKKEIGSDLDYFSVNVELGPNGIEKILPIGSIDDAEKTLLKAAVEELGPSIEKGATFQPAPPKL